The Polyodon spathula isolate WHYD16114869_AA chromosome 3, ASM1765450v1, whole genome shotgun sequence genome has a segment encoding these proteins:
- the pycr3 gene encoding LOW QUALITY PROTEIN: pyrroline-5-carboxylate reductase 3 (The sequence of the model RefSeq protein was modified relative to this genomic sequence to represent the inferred CDS: deleted 1 base in 1 codon), with protein sequence MALDLGEIKMGFIGAGKMAHGIAQGILLVLQVVSVVVTSQHIIVSMAAGITIATLCGRHIGLLPTGSMVLRLMPNLPCVVQEGVLLLKVYMLAEAMAEGAVKTAAPSVLANRIAAQAVLGTGRLLRDSGPHPAQLRADVCTPGGTTIFGLNALERGGLRAAAMGAAEAAIEWARELGGK encoded by the exons ATGGCGCTGGACCTCGGAGAGATCAAAATGGGCTTCATCGGAGCCGGGAAGATGGCTCATGGAATCGCCCAGGGAATCCTCCT CGTCCTCCAGGTGGTCTCTGTGGTCGTCACCTCACAGCACATCATCGTCTCCATGGCAGCAGGCATCACCATAGCAACCCTGTGTGGGCGACACATAGGG ctgctcCCAACTGGCTCAATGGTCCTGAGGTTGATGCCAAACCTGCCCTGTGTGGTCCAGGAGGGGGTGCTGCT ACTCAAG GTGTACATGTTGGCAGAGGCGATGGCTGAGGGTGCGGTCAAGACGGCA GCCCCCAGCGTTCTGGCCAATAGGATTGCAGCACAGGCAGTACTG ggcACCGGCAGGCTCCTGAGAGACTCTGGGCCACACCCAGCACAGCTGCGGGCTGACGTCTGCACCCCCGGTGGGACCACCATCTTCGGGCTGAACGCTCTGGAGAGAGGGGGGCTTCGAGCTGCTGCCATGGGGGCCGCAGAGGCAGCGATTGAGTGGGCCCGCGAGTTGGGAGGCAAATAG
- the LOC121307919 gene encoding protein brambleberry-like, with product MAFCVNPCLVARALVLGVLCGRVGLVVGFFGWMKETPTTVEPPPVVLSVNTHGETPPFEMTTADDRFLAEAKQLELSPLDSCHYQVIAQLKSSCSGLSEEEIAKLGVVLFNCQAEVEGRKTYPCTTEMTIKECTEPMDADTWNAYHIVSNRARSVCYTTRQQHFKRRTEVTVNSLVATAASQLEAMHVLKDGQAELKELTASSLEKVLSSQSSLLEQQGALQQGQDELESSIDINLERLAQEKALIASGHQLVAQLIEGITLRMDNVSKHLKGQGEDLQEGHQAILADLAEVRSRAQDIYSKIDSNLSGFLRYQNRTTRYFEQLMGNLQRMNSTLGTLLHYMDRMQGSVESRLRHIQGFISWVGVNLAAVSTCVLHTVYFLLAALLMTFLQTPGLPRAMLLVLVVLNALSELNQQPALDFCSLTILLVLTAIGNWFLLRLVSGCSGMSRQRSQVALPASSTAPSSGPLSSTPNRDLADMKNDLPALEQDSCLFDEDSLADFSRQGAEPLPPRLLKMCPRSEGNPNHSTPLLKKRASLPVVALERVPQRHLGSLLDGISESRPGSPNQSMGSNGTFKCIRGNYGTGLTLACFSCRSMSSMSGRQLCSGITKTGLLCKKTAVRGWEFCHVHEAGQAFYTS from the exons ATGGCTTTCTGTGTAAATCCGTGTCTCGTTGCCCGGGCCCTGGTCCTCGGTGTGTTGTGTGGCCGTGTCGGGCTGGTGGTGGGGTTTTTCGGCTGGATGAAGGAGACGCCCACTACTGTGGAACCCCCTCCCGTGGTCTTGTCGGTGAACACGCACGGAGAAACTCCGCCATTCGAGATGACCACTGCAGACGACCGCTTCCTCGCCGAAGCCAAACAACTGGAGTTGTCACCTCTCGACAGCTGTCACTACCAG GTGATTGCCCAGCTGAAATCCTCCTGCAGTGGCCTATCAGAAGAAGAGATTGCCAAACTGGGCGTGGTCTTGTTCAACTGCCAAGCCGAGGTGGAAGGACGAAAGACCTACCCCTGTACCACAGAAATG ACGATCAAAGAGTGCACAGAGCCAATGGATGCAGACACCTGGAATGCCTACCACATCGTGAGCAACCGCGCGCGCTCTGTGTGCTACACCACGCGCCAGCAGCACTTCAAGAGGAGGACAGAGGTGACGGTCAACTCGCTCGTCGCCACGGCAGCCAGCCAGCTGGAGGCCATGCATGTGCTCAAG GACGGCCAGGCTGAGCTGAAGGAGCTGACAGCCTCGTCTCTGGAGAAGGTTCTGAGCAGTCAGAGTTCTCTTCTTGAGCAGCAGGGGGCGCTGCAACAAGGGCAGGACGAGCTGGAGTCCTCCATTGACATCAACCTGGAGCGCCTGGCGCAGGAGAAGGCGCTCATCGCCAGTGGGCACCAGCTCGTGGCGCAGCTCATCGAGGGCATCACACTCCGCATGG ACAACGTGAGCAAGCACCTGAAGGGCCAGGGTGAGGACCTGCAGGAGGGTCACCAAGCCATCCTGGCTGACCTGGCTGAAGTGAGGAGCCGGGCCCAGGACATCTACTCCAAGATAG ACTCAAACCTGTCTGGATTCCTACGTTATCAGAACCGCACAACTCGCTACTTCGAGCAATTGATGGGGAACCTGCAGCGCATGAACAGCACGTTGGGGACGCTGCTGCACTACATGGACAGGATGCAGGGCAGCGTGGAGAGCAGGCTACGGCACATCCAGGGCTTCATCAGCTGGGTCG GTGTTAACCTCGCTGCAGTGTCCACCTGTGTCCTGCACACTGTCTATTTTCTGCTGGCTGCTCTACTCATGACTTTCCTGCAGACTCCTGGCCTGCCCCGCGCCATGCTCCTGGTGCTAGTTGTTCTGAACGCGCTGTCTGAGCTCAACCAGCAACCCGCCTTGGACTTCTGCAGCCTCACCATCCTCCTGGTGCTCACCGCCATCG GTAACTGGTTCCTGCTGCGGCTGGTGAGCGGTTGTTCTGGTATGAGCCGTCAAAGATCCCAGGTTGCCCTGCCTGCCTCCAGCACTGCCCCCTCCTCGGGGCCCCTCTCCTCCACGCCAAACAG GGACCTGGCTGATATGAAGAATGATCTGCCGGCACTGGAGCAGGACAGCTGTCTCTTCG atgagGACAGCCTGGCGGACTTCTCTCGGCAGGGGGCTGAGCCACTGCCCCCTCGGTTGTTGAAGATGTGCCCCCGATCTGAGGGGAACCCCAATCACTCCACCCCGCTGCTGAAGAAGAGAGCCAGCCTGCCTGTG GTGGCGCTAGAGAGAGTCCCCCAGAGACACCTGGGCTCCCTTCTCGATGGAATCTCAGAATCCAGGCCAGGCAGCCCCAACCAGTCCATGGGCAGCAATGG TACCTTCAAGTGCATTAGGGGGAACTACG GGACTGGACTGACTTTGGCTTGTTTTTCTTGTAGGTCTATGTCCTCCATGTCTGGCAGACAATTATGCAGTGGCATCACCAAGACGGGGCTGCTCTGCAAAAAGACAGCGGTGAGGGGGTGGGAATTCTGTCATGTGCATGAGGCTGGACAAGCATTCTACACCAGCTAG